In the genome of Streptomyces collinus, one region contains:
- a CDS encoding Lrp/AsnC family transcriptional regulator, which yields MAESVVLDPVDLHLLRLLQNDARATYRDLATQVGVAPSTCLDRVTRLRRSGVILGHRLELDPAKLGRGLEALLSVQVRPHRRELVGPFVERIRVLPESRTVFHLTGPDDYLVHVAVADMADLQRLVLDEFTSQREVARVETRLIFQQWECGPLLPPSPSAQSA from the coding sequence ATGGCTGAATCTGTCGTACTGGATCCGGTGGATCTCCATCTGTTGCGGCTGTTGCAGAACGACGCCCGGGCGACGTACCGGGATCTCGCCACGCAGGTCGGGGTCGCGCCGTCGACGTGTCTGGACCGGGTGACGCGGCTGCGCCGGTCGGGCGTGATCCTCGGGCACCGGCTGGAGCTGGATCCGGCCAAGCTGGGGCGCGGCCTCGAAGCCCTGCTGTCGGTGCAGGTCAGGCCGCACCGGCGGGAGCTGGTGGGGCCGTTCGTGGAGCGGATCCGGGTCCTGCCGGAGTCGCGGACGGTCTTCCACCTGACCGGCCCGGACGACTATCTGGTCCATGTCGCGGTCGCCGACATGGCCGATCTGCAGCGGCTGGTGCTGGACGAGTTCACGTCGCAGCGAGAGGTGGCGCGGGTGGAGACCCGGCTGATCTTCCAGCAGTGGGAGTGCGGGCCGCTGCTGCCGCCTTCGCCCTCGGCTCAATCGGCGTGA
- a CDS encoding Lrp/AsnC family transcriptional regulator yields MTEYSPDATDWRILDVLQREGRASFAELARAVSMSASAVTDRVRRMEEAGVIQGYAAVVDPERLGLPILAFVRLRYPNGNYKPFHDLVAVTPEILEAHHVTGDDCFVIKVTARSMRHLEEVSGKIGALGSVTTSVVYSSPLPRRPLGR; encoded by the coding sequence ATGACCGAGTATTCCCCGGACGCCACCGACTGGCGCATCCTGGACGTCCTCCAGAGGGAGGGGCGGGCCAGTTTCGCCGAGCTGGCCCGTGCGGTGTCCATGTCCGCGAGCGCGGTCACCGACCGGGTGCGCCGCATGGAGGAGGCCGGGGTCATCCAGGGCTACGCGGCGGTGGTGGACCCGGAGCGGCTGGGCCTGCCGATCCTGGCGTTCGTGCGCCTGCGCTATCCGAACGGCAACTACAAGCCCTTCCACGACCTGGTCGCCGTCACGCCCGAGATCCTGGAGGCGCACCACGTCACGGGCGACGACTGTTTCGTCATCAAGGTCACGGCCCGTTCGATGCGCCATCTGGAGGAGGTGTCGGGGAAGATCGGGGCGCTGGGCTCGGTGACGACGAGCGTGGTGTACTCCTCGCCCCTCCCCCGGCGTCCCCTGGGCCGCTGA
- a CDS encoding GNAT family N-acetyltransferase, whose product MTREKTHRTQPHDNCRPATSWRRVTAAFHAWRTRRQEHAPPTSDTGSPAPEAVPGANTLWRMRTTVQDEPGSLAALCGALAGQRVDILSLQTHPLAEGTVDEFLLRGPAALPVSAITTAVESAGGADTWIERADAHDLVDAPTRILGLAARTALDSAELPLALRQLLGRCTIRSQPAPAGGGRAPGGLPVEGALDDTVMRLRAPEGGVIIVERPYLPFTPTEFARARALVELDARLGPRLPHGRDVLTLAEGSDITVRRADTRDLEATRAMHERCSARTLKLRYHGPVGDAARYLNHLLSPRYGRTLAVQTASGRVVGLGHLLWDGDETEVALIVEDAWQRRGVGAELLSRLVALAVEAGCSSVYAVTQASNTGMVAAMRGLGLPLDYQVEEGTLVITARLGEAVVTSAEELGSASAP is encoded by the coding sequence ATGACGCGAGAAAAGACTCACCGGACCCAGCCCCATGACAACTGCCGCCCCGCCACCTCGTGGCGGCGGGTCACGGCGGCGTTCCACGCCTGGCGGACACGACGCCAGGAACACGCGCCCCCGACGAGTGATACCGGGTCCCCGGCACCGGAAGCGGTGCCGGGGGCGAACACCCTGTGGCGGATGCGGACCACGGTTCAGGACGAGCCGGGGTCGCTGGCGGCGCTGTGCGGCGCCCTGGCCGGGCAGCGCGTCGACATCCTCAGCCTGCAGACGCACCCGCTGGCCGAGGGCACGGTCGACGAGTTCCTGCTGCGGGGCCCTGCCGCCCTGCCGGTGTCCGCGATCACCACGGCCGTCGAGTCGGCCGGTGGCGCCGACACCTGGATCGAGCGGGCCGACGCCCACGACCTCGTGGACGCGCCGACCCGGATCCTCGGACTCGCCGCCCGCACGGCCCTGGACTCAGCGGAACTGCCGCTGGCCCTGCGACAGTTGCTGGGCCGGTGCACGATCCGGTCCCAGCCCGCTCCGGCCGGTGGCGGCCGGGCGCCGGGTGGACTTCCGGTGGAAGGCGCCCTCGACGACACGGTGATGCGGCTGCGCGCTCCGGAAGGCGGAGTGATCATCGTGGAGCGGCCGTACCTGCCGTTCACCCCGACCGAGTTCGCCCGGGCCAGGGCGCTGGTGGAACTGGACGCCCGGCTCGGACCGCGCCTGCCGCACGGACGGGACGTGCTCACGCTCGCCGAGGGCAGCGACATCACCGTGCGGCGGGCCGACACCCGTGACCTCGAAGCGACCAGGGCGATGCACGAGCGCTGCTCGGCGCGCACGCTGAAGCTGCGCTATCACGGGCCGGTCGGTGACGCCGCCCGGTATCTCAACCACCTGCTCAGCCCGCGCTACGGCCGCACCCTCGCCGTGCAGACGGCCTCAGGGCGGGTCGTCGGGCTCGGTCACCTGCTGTGGGACGGGGACGAGACGGAGGTCGCGCTGATCGTCGAGGACGCTTGGCAGCGGCGCGGTGTCGGAGCGGAGTTGCTGTCGCGGCTGGTGGCCCTGGCCGTCGAGGCGGGGTGCTCCAGCGTGTACGCCGTGACGCAGGCGTCCAACACGGGCATGGTCGCCGCCATGCGGGGGCTGGGGCTGCCTCTCGACTACCAGGTCGAGGAGGGGACGCTGGTCATCACGGCAAGGCTGGGTGAGGCGGTCGTGACGAGTGCGGAGGAGCTGGGGAGCGCCTCCGCACCGTAG
- a CDS encoding rhodanese-like domain-containing protein → MTTAVNPVLRVAPAAPAEAAAHFRAGLAFHTDVSDVAAALGAGGDPGFVLVDSRSTEAWDQGHIPGALHLPTALVPEQAGQLLDRSVPVVTYCWGPGCNGAVRAALALAELGYRVKEMLGGFEYWVREGLAFETWQGRERRAPDPLTAPVDAGDCGC, encoded by the coding sequence ATGACCACCGCCGTGAACCCCGTCCTGCGCGTCGCCCCCGCCGCTCCCGCCGAGGCCGCCGCCCACTTCCGTGCCGGTCTCGCCTTCCACACCGACGTGTCCGACGTCGCCGCCGCACTCGGTGCCGGGGGTGACCCCGGATTCGTCCTCGTCGACTCGCGCTCCACCGAGGCCTGGGACCAGGGCCACATCCCCGGCGCGCTCCACCTGCCGACCGCGCTCGTCCCCGAGCAGGCCGGGCAGCTCCTGGACCGGTCGGTGCCGGTCGTGACGTACTGCTGGGGCCCCGGCTGCAACGGCGCCGTCCGGGCTGCCCTCGCCCTCGCCGAACTCGGCTACCGGGTCAAGGAGATGCTCGGCGGCTTCGAGTACTGGGTGCGCGAGGGCCTGGCCTTCGAGACCTGGCAGGGGCGTGAACGCAGAGCCCCGGACCCGCTGACGGCACCCGTGGACGCCGGTGACTGCGGCTGCTGA
- a CDS encoding AAA family ATPase → MRLHRLTLTAFGPFGGTQAVDFDDLSSAGLFLLHGPTGAGKTSVLDAVCYALYGSVPGARQGGGQGTTLRSDHAAPVTRTEVILDLTVAGRRLEVTRQPPWERPKKRGTGTTLDKAQTWLREYDATAGAWKDLSRSHQEIGEEITQLLGMSREQFCQVVLLPQGDFARFLRADAEARGKLLGRLFDTRRFADVEKRLAERRRATEAQVRDGDAELLADAHRMQQAAGDAMELPALAPGEPGLAEAVLSAAAVARSTARDQLTVAACTLTAAESAQAAAGRALDDARELDRLQRRFAQARERAASLEQGAEAYREAQALMERARKAEAVAPALDLRESSEAEHRRAAAAEARARALLPETFADAGAAGLASAARRAAEELGGLDSARRAERRLAELLDERAGLDRQEHADADLLQEAEAWLDGWEETRTVLQARVDSAQKDAALAEQLAERREPARQRLRAARLRDQLAHDTDRAADRVRTAQDKALRAKQHWLDLKEQRLNGIAAELAAHLTDGEPCAVCGATEHPAPARKVAGHVDREAEEHALTAYQRADEQRAEDERRLGAAREALAAAGAEAGDTPTDQLAQEMEELEERYARARSAAAELHTAQERLRQAGHEHERRLAARQEAAVRTASRVGHRERLDRERTALEEELDRARGSLDSVAARAAQLERRTALLTDAADAARAAEDSAQRLKDADARLADAAFRAGFETPQAAAAALLDNAAHRELQHRLDAWQHEEAAVRAVLAEADTAAAAREPRADPDAAQRTADEAERRLRAAASAHDAARRRCAELAWLSARAAASMRRLAPLREEYDRVARMAGLAAGTSADNERRMRLESYVLAARLEQVAAAATVRLRRMSSGRYTLVHSDDRTGRGRSGLGLHVVDAWTGRERDTATLSGGETFFASLALALGLADVVTDEAGGVRLDTLFIDEGFGSLDDQTLDEVLDVLDSLRERDRSVGIVSHVPDLRRRIHAQLEVVKGRSGSALRQRGA, encoded by the coding sequence GTGAGGCTCCACCGGCTCACCCTCACCGCCTTCGGGCCCTTCGGAGGCACCCAGGCCGTCGACTTCGACGACCTCTCCAGCGCCGGGCTGTTCCTGCTGCACGGCCCCACCGGCGCCGGCAAGACATCCGTCCTCGACGCGGTCTGCTACGCCCTCTACGGCTCGGTGCCGGGCGCCCGGCAGGGCGGCGGTCAGGGCACCACCCTGCGCAGCGACCACGCCGCCCCCGTGACCCGCACCGAGGTCATCCTCGACCTCACCGTCGCCGGACGCCGCCTGGAGGTCACCCGCCAGCCGCCCTGGGAGCGCCCCAAGAAGCGCGGCACCGGCACGACCCTGGACAAGGCCCAGACGTGGCTGCGCGAGTACGACGCGACGGCCGGGGCCTGGAAGGACCTCAGCCGCTCCCACCAGGAGATCGGCGAGGAGATCACCCAGCTCCTCGGTATGAGCCGGGAGCAGTTCTGCCAGGTCGTGCTGCTGCCGCAGGGCGACTTCGCCCGGTTCCTGCGCGCCGACGCCGAGGCCCGCGGCAAGCTGCTGGGCCGCCTGTTCGACACCCGCCGCTTCGCCGACGTCGAGAAGCGCCTCGCCGAGCGCCGCCGGGCCACCGAGGCCCAGGTGCGGGACGGGGACGCGGAACTGCTGGCCGACGCCCACCGCATGCAGCAGGCCGCGGGCGACGCCATGGAGCTGCCGGCGCTGGCTCCGGGCGAACCGGGACTGGCCGAGGCCGTCCTGAGCGCGGCCGCCGTCGCCCGCAGCACCGCCCGCGATCAGCTCACCGTCGCCGCGTGCACCCTCACCGCCGCCGAGTCCGCGCAGGCCGCCGCCGGCCGCGCCCTGGACGACGCCCGCGAACTGGACCGCCTCCAGCGGCGGTTCGCCCAGGCACGGGAACGGGCCGCGAGTCTGGAACAGGGAGCCGAGGCCTACCGGGAGGCGCAGGCGCTCATGGAGCGGGCCCGCAAGGCCGAAGCGGTCGCCCCCGCCCTGGACCTGCGGGAATCCTCAGAAGCCGAACACCGCCGGGCAGCCGCCGCCGAGGCACGCGCGCGTGCCCTGCTGCCGGAGACCTTCGCCGACGCGGGTGCGGCCGGGCTCGCCTCCGCCGCCCGCCGGGCCGCCGAGGAACTGGGCGGACTCGACTCGGCCCGCCGCGCCGAGCGGCGGCTGGCCGAACTCCTCGACGAGCGCGCCGGCCTGGACCGCCAGGAGCACGCCGACGCCGACCTCCTGCAGGAGGCGGAGGCCTGGCTCGACGGCTGGGAGGAGACGCGCACCGTACTCCAGGCGCGGGTCGACTCCGCCCAGAAGGACGCCGCCCTCGCCGAGCAGCTCGCCGAACGGCGCGAGCCCGCGCGGCAGCGGCTGCGGGCGGCCCGCCTGCGCGACCAGCTCGCCCACGACACGGACCGGGCGGCCGACCGGGTCCGCACCGCCCAGGACAAGGCACTGCGGGCCAAGCAGCACTGGCTCGACCTCAAGGAACAGCGCCTGAACGGCATCGCCGCCGAGCTGGCCGCGCACCTCACCGACGGCGAACCGTGCGCCGTCTGCGGCGCCACCGAACACCCCGCCCCCGCCCGCAAGGTCGCCGGGCACGTCGACCGCGAGGCGGAGGAGCACGCCCTCACCGCCTACCAGCGCGCCGACGAACAGCGTGCCGAGGACGAGCGGCGCCTCGGGGCCGCACGGGAGGCACTGGCCGCCGCCGGCGCGGAGGCCGGTGACACCCCCACCGACCAACTCGCCCAGGAAATGGAGGAGTTGGAGGAGCGGTATGCGCGGGCCCGCAGCGCGGCAGCCGAACTGCACACCGCGCAGGAGCGCCTGCGGCAGGCCGGGCACGAACACGAACGGCGCCTCGCCGCCCGGCAGGAGGCCGCCGTGCGGACCGCGTCCCGGGTCGGTCACCGGGAGCGGCTGGACCGTGAACGGACCGCTCTGGAGGAGGAGCTGGACCGGGCACGGGGCTCCCTGGACAGTGTCGCCGCCCGGGCCGCGCAGCTGGAGCGGCGGACCGCGCTGCTCACGGACGCCGCCGACGCCGCACGGGCCGCCGAGGACAGCGCCCAGCGGCTCAAGGACGCCGACGCCCGGCTCGCCGACGCCGCCTTCCGGGCCGGCTTCGAGACGCCGCAGGCCGCGGCCGCCGCCCTCCTCGACAACGCCGCCCACCGTGAGCTGCAACACCGCCTGGACGCCTGGCAGCACGAGGAGGCCGCCGTCCGGGCCGTCCTCGCCGAGGCCGACACGGCCGCCGCGGCCCGCGAGCCGCGGGCCGACCCGGACGCGGCGCAGCGGACGGCCGACGAGGCGGAACGGCGGCTGCGCGCCGCCGCCTCCGCCCACGACGCCGCCCGTCGGCGCTGCGCCGAACTCGCCTGGCTGTCCGCCCGGGCGGCCGCCTCCATGCGCCGGCTGGCGCCGCTGCGCGAGGAGTACGACCGCGTCGCCCGGATGGCCGGTCTCGCCGCCGGCACCTCGGCGGACAACGAACGCCGCATGCGCCTGGAGTCGTACGTCCTGGCGGCCCGGCTGGAGCAGGTCGCCGCCGCCGCGACCGTACGGCTGCGCCGCATGTCGTCAGGCCGCTACACCCTCGTCCACTCCGACGACCGCACCGGACGCGGCCGCAGTGGGCTCGGACTGCACGTCGTCGACGCCTGGACCGGCCGCGAACGCGACACGGCGACGCTCTCGGGCGGCGAGACGTTCTTCGCCTCGCTGGCCCTGGCCCTCGGCCTCGCGGACGTCGTCACGGACGAGGCGGGCGGGGTGCGGCTGGACACCCTCTTCATCGACGAGGGCTTCGGCAGCCTCGACGACCAGACCCTCGACGAGGTCCTCGACGTCCTCGACTCCCTGCGCGAACGCGACCGCAGCGTCGGCATCGTCAGTCACGTCCCCGACCTGCGGCGGCGGATCCACGCCCAGCTGGAGGTCGTCAAGGGCCGGTCCGGGTCGGCACTGCGGCAGCGCGGCGCCTGA
- a CDS encoding trans-sulfuration enzyme family protein: MDTTSTRAHDGVRTAPRALATEAVHAGRDDLARQGLHAPPIDLSTTYPSYDSRGEAARIDAFATTGAEPDGPPVYGRLGNPTVARFETALARLEGTEAAVAFASGMAALSAVLLVRGSMGLRHVVAVRPLYGCSDHLLTAGLLGSEVTWTDPAGVADALRPDTGLVIVESPANPTLAEVDLRAVAHACGSVPLLVDNTFATPVLQRPAEHGARLVLHSATKYLGGHGDVLAGVVACDEEFAGRLRQVRFATGGVLHPLAGYLLLRGLSTLPVRVRAASATAAELVRRLAADPRVARVHYPRIGGAMVAFEVYGDPHEVIAGVRLITPAVSLGSVDTLIQHPASISHRIVDADDRRGAGVSDQLLRMSVGLEDADDLWSDLDGALGRRPERGAGNCASNHVAPALAN, from the coding sequence ATGGACACAACGAGCACGCGCGCCCACGACGGCGTCCGCACCGCACCGCGAGCCCTCGCCACCGAGGCCGTGCACGCCGGGCGGGACGACCTCGCCCGGCAGGGTCTGCACGCCCCGCCGATCGACCTGTCCACCACCTACCCGTCGTACGACAGCCGCGGCGAGGCGGCCCGCATCGACGCGTTCGCCACCACCGGCGCCGAGCCGGACGGCCCGCCCGTCTACGGGCGGCTGGGGAACCCGACCGTCGCCCGCTTCGAGACGGCCCTGGCCCGTCTCGAAGGCACCGAGGCGGCGGTGGCGTTCGCCAGCGGCATGGCGGCGCTGAGCGCCGTCCTCCTCGTCCGCGGCTCGATGGGCCTGCGCCACGTCGTCGCCGTCCGCCCCCTCTACGGCTGCAGCGACCACTTGCTGACCGCCGGGCTGCTGGGCTCGGAGGTGACCTGGACCGACCCCGCCGGGGTCGCCGACGCGCTGCGCCCGGACACCGGCCTGGTCATCGTCGAGTCCCCGGCCAACCCCACCCTCGCCGAGGTCGACCTGCGAGCCGTCGCGCACGCCTGCGGCTCGGTGCCGCTGCTCGTGGACAACACCTTCGCCACCCCCGTCCTCCAGCGCCCCGCCGAGCACGGCGCGCGGCTGGTGCTGCACAGCGCCACCAAGTACCTCGGCGGCCACGGCGACGTCCTGGCGGGCGTGGTCGCCTGTGACGAGGAGTTCGCGGGCCGGCTGCGGCAGGTGCGCTTCGCCACGGGCGGCGTCCTGCACCCGCTGGCCGGCTACCTGCTGCTGCGCGGCCTGTCCACGCTCCCCGTCCGGGTCCGTGCGGCCTCCGCCACGGCGGCCGAACTCGTCCGCCGCCTCGCCGCCGACCCGCGGGTGGCGCGTGTCCACTACCCGCGCATCGGCGGCGCGATGGTCGCCTTCGAGGTGTACGGCGACCCGCACGAGGTCATCGCCGGCGTCCGCCTGATCACCCCGGCCGTCAGCCTCGGCAGCGTCGACACCCTCATCCAGCACCCGGCGTCCATCAGCCACCGCATCGTCGACGCGGACGACCGCAGGGGAGCCGGAGTGAGCGACCAGCTCCTGCGCATGTCGGTGGGCCTGGAGGACGCGGACGACCTGTGGTCGGATCTGGACGGAGCGCTGGGACGACGCCCCGAAAGGGGCGCGGGGAACTGCGCGAGCAACCACGTAGCACCCGCACTCGCCAACTGA
- a CDS encoding immunity 21 family protein: MVRYAEPGAVEWVESGGGPLIAVPETVLPFWAGADGEETASDYDRACEVDGDVGLLPVGDCTALVLGDEPAATAYLPGHGMFVRWRAGDSEDELLASVPPAVDGAEWEPEVHWEVPGTVLLFDAAWPGSHPSGAEHVRVALEPGRYAVRAARVQPGPETWLGLVQLRLLARR, translated from the coding sequence ATGGTGCGATACGCGGAGCCGGGCGCAGTGGAATGGGTGGAGTCGGGCGGCGGGCCGCTGATAGCGGTACCGGAGACCGTCCTGCCGTTCTGGGCGGGCGCCGACGGCGAGGAGACGGCCTCGGACTACGACCGGGCCTGCGAGGTGGACGGCGACGTCGGCCTCCTCCCGGTCGGCGACTGCACCGCCCTGGTCCTGGGCGACGAGCCCGCCGCGACCGCCTACCTGCCCGGCCACGGCATGTTCGTCCGGTGGCGCGCCGGCGACTCGGAGGACGAGCTGCTGGCGAGCGTCCCGCCTGCCGTCGACGGCGCGGAGTGGGAACCGGAGGTGCACTGGGAGGTGCCGGGCACGGTCCTCCTGTTCGACGCGGCCTGGCCCGGGTCGCACCCGTCGGGGGCCGAGCACGTGCGGGTGGCCCTGGAGCCGGGCCGGTACGCCGTGCGCGCGGCAAGGGTCCAGCCCGGCCCGGAGACCTGGCTGGGTCTGGTCCAGCTCCGGCTGCTCGCGCGGAGATGA
- a CDS encoding DUF885 domain-containing protein, which yields MSEIKSPLPREVADAYVDELVALDPITGTFLGDKESSSRLPDTSPAGQEALAELARRTLARLDEAERLPGADSDIERRCARLLRERLGAELAVHEADESLRSVSNLSSIAHAVRQVFTVTPAQSEEDWTAIAERLRGVPAALEGYRESLALGLERKLYGGPRATATFVQQLGEWADADGEGHGWFEQYAAAGPEALRSELDAAARSATEAVVRLRDWMRDVYAPAIEGAPDVVGRERYARWVRYFNGTDLDLDEAYAYGWSEYHRLLGEMKTEAEKILPGAGTPWEALAHLDAQGTHIEGVDEVRDWLQSLMDEAMDALDGTHFDLAERVRRVESRIAPPGSAAAPYYTPPSDDFSRPGCTWLPTMGETRFPVYDLVSTWYHEGVPGHHLQLAQWKHVAQNLSRYQASVGMVSANAEGWALYAERLMDELGFLTDPERRLGYLDAQMMRAVRVIIDIGMHLELTIPDDSPFHPGERWTAELAQEFFGSHSSRPADFVESELTRYLSMPGQAIGYKLGERAWLLGRENARARHGDAFDPKAWHMAALSQGSLGLDDLVDELSAL from the coding sequence ATGTCTGAGATCAAGAGCCCGCTGCCCCGTGAGGTCGCCGACGCGTATGTCGACGAACTCGTCGCCCTCGACCCGATCACCGGTACCTTCCTCGGCGACAAAGAGAGTTCGAGCAGGCTGCCCGACACCTCGCCTGCGGGCCAGGAGGCACTCGCGGAGCTGGCGCGGCGGACGCTGGCCCGGCTGGACGAGGCCGAGCGGCTGCCCGGCGCGGACAGTGACATCGAGCGCCGGTGTGCGCGTCTGCTGCGCGAGCGGCTGGGCGCCGAACTCGCGGTGCACGAGGCCGACGAGAGCCTGCGTTCCGTCAGCAACCTGAGCTCGATCGCCCACGCGGTGCGGCAGGTGTTCACCGTGACACCGGCGCAGTCGGAGGAGGACTGGACGGCGATCGCCGAGCGGCTGCGCGGCGTCCCGGCCGCGCTGGAGGGCTACCGGGAGTCCCTGGCGCTCGGGCTGGAGCGGAAGCTGTACGGCGGGCCCCGCGCCACGGCCACGTTCGTGCAGCAGCTGGGCGAGTGGGCCGACGCGGACGGCGAGGGCCACGGCTGGTTCGAGCAGTACGCCGCCGCCGGCCCCGAGGCCCTGCGGTCCGAGCTGGACGCCGCCGCCCGCTCGGCCACCGAGGCCGTCGTCCGGCTGCGCGACTGGATGCGGGACGTGTACGCCCCGGCGATCGAGGGCGCGCCGGACGTGGTGGGCCGGGAGCGGTACGCGCGCTGGGTGCGCTACTTCAACGGCACGGACCTCGACCTGGACGAGGCGTACGCCTACGGCTGGTCCGAGTACCACCGCCTCCTCGGCGAGATGAAGACCGAGGCCGAGAAGATCCTGCCGGGCGCCGGCACGCCGTGGGAGGCGCTGGCCCACCTCGACGCGCAGGGCACGCACATCGAGGGCGTCGACGAGGTCCGCGACTGGCTGCAGAGCCTCATGGACGAGGCGATGGACGCGCTCGACGGCACCCACTTCGACCTGGCCGAGCGGGTGCGCCGGGTGGAGTCGCGCATCGCCCCTCCGGGCAGCGCCGCGGCCCCCTACTACACGCCCCCGTCGGACGACTTCTCGCGGCCCGGCTGCACCTGGCTGCCCACCATGGGCGAGACGCGCTTCCCGGTCTACGACCTGGTGTCGACCTGGTACCACGAAGGCGTGCCCGGCCATCACCTCCAGCTGGCCCAGTGGAAGCACGTGGCGCAGAACCTCTCCCGCTACCAGGCGAGCGTCGGCATGGTGAGCGCCAACGCCGAGGGCTGGGCGCTGTACGCGGAGCGGCTGATGGACGAACTGGGCTTCCTGACCGACCCGGAGCGCCGCCTCGGCTATCTGGACGCCCAGATGATGCGGGCGGTGCGCGTCATCATCGACATCGGCATGCACCTGGAGCTGACGATCCCGGACGACTCGCCCTTCCACCCCGGCGAGCGCTGGACGGCCGAGCTGGCGCAGGAGTTCTTCGGCTCGCACAGCAGCCGGCCGGCGGACTTCGTGGAGAGCGAGCTGACCCGCTACCTGTCCATGCCGGGCCAGGCCATCGGCTACAAGCTCGGTGAGCGGGCCTGGCTGCTGGGCCGCGAGAACGCACGCGCACGCCACGGCGACGCCTTCGACCCGAAGGCGTGGCACATGGCGGCGCTGTCGCAGGGCTCGCTCGGTCTGGACGACTTGGTGGACGAGTTGTCGGCCCTGTGA
- a CDS encoding SDR family oxidoreductase, with product MPRLPHPTPEELRRDPLPLRGRTALVTGASRRGGIGHAVARRLAAYGASVYLHHHVPHDADQPWGADRPEDVLVSVREAAGDPGARIVAGPGDLADPAVPAEVVGRAADALGGRLDILVANHAQSGFDGSLDEIDTAMLDRHWSVDTRAVLLLVQAHARSRPPGPGGRVMMMTSGQDTAGGMPGEIAYALQKGALASITRSLATTLAERGITVNTVNPGPVDTDYLTGEYYEAVAARFPSGRWGMPDDPARLIAWLATDEAGWITGEVINSEGGFRR from the coding sequence ATGCCACGCCTTCCCCACCCCACCCCCGAGGAACTGCGCCGCGACCCTCTGCCGCTGCGCGGCCGTACCGCACTCGTCACCGGTGCCAGCCGCCGCGGCGGCATCGGGCACGCCGTGGCCCGCCGCCTGGCCGCCTACGGCGCGAGTGTCTATCTGCACCACCACGTCCCCCACGACGCCGACCAGCCCTGGGGCGCCGACCGCCCCGAGGACGTCCTCGTCTCCGTGCGCGAGGCGGCCGGCGACCCCGGGGCCCGAATCGTCGCGGGCCCCGGAGACCTGGCCGACCCCGCCGTACCCGCGGAAGTCGTCGGCAGGGCGGCCGACGCCCTCGGCGGACGTCTCGACATCCTCGTCGCCAACCACGCGCAGAGCGGGTTCGACGGCTCGCTGGACGAGATCGACACGGCGATGCTCGACCGGCACTGGTCGGTCGACACCCGCGCGGTCCTGCTGCTCGTCCAGGCACACGCCCGGTCGAGGCCACCGGGTCCGGGAGGCCGCGTGATGATGATGACCTCGGGTCAGGACACCGCGGGCGGCATGCCCGGCGAGATCGCCTACGCCCTCCAGAAGGGCGCCCTCGCCTCGATCACCCGCTCCCTGGCGACGACGCTCGCCGAGCGGGGCATCACGGTCAACACCGTCAACCCGGGCCCCGTGGACACGGACTACCTGACCGGCGAGTACTACGAGGCCGTCGCCGCCCGCTTCCCCTCGGGCCGGTGGGGCATGCCGGACGACCCGGCCCGCCTCATCGCCTGGCTCGCGACCGACGAGGCGGGCTGGATCACCGGCGAGGTCATCAACTCCGAGGGTGGATTCCGCCGCTGA